The following coding sequences are from one Lysinibacillus sp. FSL W8-0992 window:
- a CDS encoding DUF1540 domain-containing protein yields the protein MPNVQVSCAVSNCVFHAKGNFCGAEKIAIDMDKRIDKKHDAEFASDFEMHMSKEAASQSSDTCCKTFRSKEKEKL from the coding sequence ATGCCGAATGTTCAAGTAAGCTGTGCTGTATCAAATTGTGTTTTCCATGCCAAAGGTAATTTTTGTGGTGCTGAAAAGATAGCAATCGATATGGATAAACGTATCGATAAGAAACATGATGCAGAGTTTGCTTCTGATTTTGAAATGCATATGTCCAAAGAGGCGGCAAGTCAATCATCAGATACGTGTTGTAAAACATTCAGATCTAAAGAAAAAGAAAAACTTTAG
- a CDS encoding spore germination protein: protein MNQNIELKTLKELFQRSADVIFQSYTFQQHNVHFITCESMFDQLLLNKVIINRVQSLCENVSTPLLAEQIINELHIPNLQKITNLEEATTRVYTGYALLYFEKEKILFSSKISNKPNRNPEETKNELVIKGPRDDFIEDVFINIALIRKRLPTNSLSVETMEIGRRSKTTVAVLYMEDIANKTMVDEVKTQLRKVDTDVVINGDILMDGVGKTSKILPLHDYTGRPDFAVQTLSRGRILILVDGVSYVIITPPNIFLLFKSGEDNDYPAIVGSIERLLRIVGILISMLAPGFWLALSTYHQEQMPILLLATVVQSRTGLPFPTLLEILLMLFMFELFREASLRLPSLLSGTMSVVGGLIVGDAAIKAGITSPSMIVVIAISSIAAYTLVNQSFVTAMSIFRLFVVLMASFFGLFGFFLSLFFILIYVANIRVLGVPYVSLGADLNWSDIKKSLIRAAPSGYNKRPKFLQPQDKTRSSSKN, encoded by the coding sequence ATGAATCAAAATATCGAATTGAAAACGTTGAAAGAACTATTTCAACGCTCTGCTGACGTAATATTTCAATCTTATACCTTTCAACAGCATAATGTTCATTTTATTACATGTGAATCAATGTTCGATCAGTTATTATTGAATAAGGTCATTATAAATCGAGTCCAATCTTTGTGCGAAAATGTTTCAACACCATTATTAGCAGAGCAAATAATAAATGAATTACACATTCCAAATCTTCAAAAAATAACGAATTTAGAAGAGGCTACTACACGTGTATATACAGGATATGCTTTGCTGTACTTTGAAAAGGAGAAAATTTTATTCTCAAGTAAAATTTCAAATAAGCCGAATCGAAATCCTGAAGAAACAAAAAATGAACTGGTAATTAAAGGACCGAGAGATGATTTTATAGAAGATGTCTTTATTAACATTGCTCTAATTCGCAAGCGACTACCAACTAATTCATTGAGTGTAGAAACAATGGAAATTGGTAGGCGTTCTAAAACAACTGTAGCCGTTCTTTATATGGAGGATATTGCCAATAAAACGATGGTGGATGAAGTGAAAACGCAATTACGTAAAGTTGATACAGATGTCGTGATTAATGGCGATATATTGATGGATGGGGTGGGCAAAACATCTAAAATTCTTCCCCTACATGATTATACAGGTCGCCCAGATTTTGCAGTACAAACGTTAAGTAGAGGACGCATTCTTATTTTAGTTGATGGAGTGTCCTATGTCATCATTACACCACCTAATATCTTTTTACTCTTTAAATCAGGTGAAGACAATGATTATCCAGCTATTGTAGGTTCTATAGAACGACTGCTACGAATCGTAGGCATATTAATAAGTATGCTTGCACCAGGTTTTTGGCTTGCCTTATCGACCTATCATCAAGAACAAATGCCAATTCTACTTTTAGCAACAGTTGTACAATCAAGAACTGGCTTGCCTTTTCCTACCTTACTGGAAATATTGCTCATGTTATTTATGTTTGAATTATTTCGAGAGGCAAGTCTCCGCTTACCATCTCTTTTGAGCGGAACCATGAGTGTTGTGGGAGGTTTAATTGTCGGAGATGCGGCGATTAAGGCAGGCATAACGAGTCCTTCAATGATAGTAGTAATTGCTATTTCAAGTATTGCGGCATATACACTTGTAAATCAATCGTTTGTAACGGCCATGAGTATTTTCCGTCTATTTGTCGTCTTAATGGCTTCTTTTTTTGGCTTATTTGGTTTCTTTTTGTCCCTATTCTTTATTCTTATTTATGTTGCGAATATACGCGTGCTAGGTGTACCGTACGTAAGTCTTGGTGCAGATTTGAATTGGTCTGATATCAAAAAATCTTTAATACGTGCAGCTCCAAGTGGATATAATAAACGCCCAAAATTTTTACAGCCTCAAGATAAAACTCGGTCTTCCAGTAAAAATTAA
- the uvrA gene encoding excinuclease ABC subunit UvrA: protein MKETIFIKGAWENNLKKVSLSIPKYKLVVLTGPSGSGKSTLAMDTLQRECQRQYLDSMGMMANTISKPKVEFIRGLSPSISVGQHVTNRNPRSTVGTVTEIYKYIRFIFARLGEQVCTSCNMSIPASFEPTEAFVEEDEEIDNQIISCPNCHEQQAKLGMLHFSFNKPEGACETCSGLGHVASINEAMVFNPELSLRDGGVASLKGVHRDIQMRILVAAGKHYGFEFDLDLPLKDYDDVQRDLLYYGVESEEFKLHYPNSKPVSGTKFEGVIPSLWRRYKEKEGESGAKEKEGSFFHEQLCPDCLGARLKKEVRQVKVADATISDVSEWSLEDVFKWTNSLQTALPEASHHLLVPIIEDMLTTLQRLIDVGLGYLSLNRQTVSLSGGETQRLRLATILGSALTGVLYILDEPTTGLHAKDTAGLIRVLQELRDLGNTVLVIEHDVEMMRAADHIIDIGPGAGIHGGTVVGEGSLDDLMSNEQSVTGAYLVEECSPSPVRVRREGNGQHITIQQAKLRNVDIPTAFIPLGCLVSVTGVSGSGKSTLVFDILAQGKSKNLAQIGCKEISGLEHIENIVIFDQSPMGRVQRSNVATYTDVFTHLRKLFAGLPEAKERELTSKHFSFNSAGGRCETCQGLGVLSVDMDFLADIEVTCTNCKGKRFTDEVLQVKYEGYSISDLLNMSVEESLPILKSETKISRMIEMLCEVGLGYLQWGQSVKTLSGGEGQRIRLANELSKASKNHTLYLLDEPTTGLHPSDIKLLHALLNRLVCAGNTIIVVEHSLELIRESDWVIDIGPEGGAAGGKLVAEGTPEQVAKVSDSYTGMFLKEVLAEAF from the coding sequence ATGAAAGAGACCATTTTTATTAAAGGTGCTTGGGAAAATAATTTGAAGAAAGTGTCGCTTTCCATACCGAAATATAAGCTAGTAGTACTGACTGGACCTTCTGGCTCAGGGAAATCAACGTTAGCTATGGATACACTTCAGCGGGAATGCCAGAGACAGTATTTAGATTCTATGGGAATGATGGCTAATACGATTAGCAAGCCAAAGGTTGAGTTTATTCGTGGGCTGTCACCGTCAATTAGCGTCGGGCAGCATGTGACAAATCGAAATCCACGTTCAACGGTAGGAACAGTAACAGAAATTTATAAGTATATCCGATTTATCTTTGCCAGACTTGGGGAACAAGTTTGTACTTCATGTAATATGAGTATTCCTGCTTCTTTTGAACCAACAGAAGCGTTCGTAGAAGAAGATGAAGAAATAGACAATCAAATAATTAGTTGTCCTAATTGTCATGAACAGCAAGCGAAATTAGGCATGCTACATTTTTCTTTTAACAAGCCTGAAGGTGCTTGTGAAACTTGTAGTGGCCTTGGTCATGTGGCGAGTATAAATGAGGCGATGGTGTTTAATCCTGAGCTCAGCTTACGAGACGGTGGCGTAGCTTCACTAAAGGGGGTCCATCGTGACATTCAAATGCGTATTTTAGTGGCAGCAGGAAAGCATTATGGATTTGAATTTGATCTTGATCTACCATTAAAAGATTACGATGATGTTCAGCGAGATTTATTATATTATGGCGTCGAGAGCGAGGAATTTAAACTTCACTATCCAAATAGTAAACCGGTCTCAGGAACAAAGTTTGAAGGAGTCATACCGAGCTTATGGAGACGATATAAGGAGAAAGAGGGAGAATCAGGGGCTAAAGAAAAAGAAGGAAGTTTCTTTCATGAACAACTTTGCCCAGATTGCCTTGGTGCACGCTTAAAGAAAGAAGTTCGTCAAGTTAAGGTAGCGGATGCAACAATTTCGGACGTATCTGAGTGGTCGCTTGAAGATGTATTCAAATGGACGAATAGCTTGCAGACGGCGTTACCTGAAGCAAGTCATCATTTATTGGTGCCTATTATCGAGGATATGTTAACAACACTTCAGCGGCTTATCGATGTTGGACTTGGTTACCTTTCATTGAACCGTCAGACGGTATCATTGTCTGGTGGGGAAACACAACGTCTACGACTTGCTACCATATTAGGTTCAGCTTTAACTGGCGTTCTGTATATTTTGGATGAACCGACAACCGGTCTTCATGCAAAGGATACAGCAGGTCTCATTCGAGTGCTTCAGGAATTACGTGATTTAGGTAATACTGTACTAGTTATCGAGCATGATGTTGAGATGATGCGAGCGGCAGATCATATCATTGATATCGGTCCTGGTGCGGGAATACATGGTGGTACTGTTGTAGGTGAAGGCAGTCTGGATGATTTAATGTCAAATGAGCAATCAGTGACTGGAGCTTATTTGGTAGAAGAATGCTCCCCTTCTCCTGTTCGAGTTCGTAGGGAGGGAAATGGACAGCATATCACGATTCAACAAGCAAAACTTCGAAATGTCGACATCCCTACTGCTTTTATTCCATTGGGGTGTCTTGTGTCAGTAACAGGCGTTTCAGGTTCAGGGAAATCTACGCTTGTTTTTGACATTCTTGCACAAGGAAAATCGAAAAACCTTGCCCAAATAGGATGTAAGGAAATTAGTGGGTTAGAGCATATCGAAAATATCGTTATCTTTGACCAATCGCCAATGGGAAGAGTACAGCGTTCTAATGTCGCTACTTATACGGATGTCTTTACTCACCTCCGCAAATTGTTTGCAGGATTGCCAGAAGCAAAAGAAAGAGAATTAACTTCAAAGCATTTCTCATTTAACTCTGCGGGTGGACGATGTGAAACATGCCAAGGTTTAGGGGTATTATCAGTAGATATGGATTTCCTAGCAGATATAGAAGTGACATGTACAAACTGCAAAGGGAAAAGATTTACTGACGAAGTGTTGCAAGTTAAATATGAAGGATACTCCATTTCAGATTTGCTAAATATGTCTGTGGAGGAGAGCTTACCAATTTTGAAATCGGAAACAAAGATTTCTCGCATGATTGAAATGCTATGTGAGGTTGGGTTGGGTTATCTTCAATGGGGGCAATCGGTCAAAACTTTATCTGGCGGTGAAGGACAGCGTATTAGGCTGGCAAACGAATTAAGTAAAGCATCCAAAAACCACACGCTTTATTTATTGGACGAACCTACGACAGGTCTTCATCCATCTGATATTAAATTGTTACATGCTTTATTAAACAGACTTGTCTGTGCCGGAAATACCATTATCGTCGTCGAACATAGTCTGGAATTAATCCGTGAATCTGACTGGGTTATCGATATTGGACCTGAAGGAGGAGCCGCAGGTGGTAAGCTTGTAGCTGAAGGAACGCCAGAGCAAGTGGCAAAAGTATCGGATTCCTATACGGGGATGTTTCTGAAAGAAGTACTCGCCGAAGCGTTCTAA
- the ribH gene encoding 6,7-dimethyl-8-ribityllumazine synthase: MGKTFEAQLIGNDLKIAVVVGRFNEFITSKLLSGAMDGLKRHGVDEDLIDVAWVPGAFEIPFIAKQLAETKKYDAIIGLGTVIRGSTTHYDYVCNESAKGIANVSLTTNIPVIFGVVTTENIEQAIERAGTKSGNKGYDAAISAIEMANLQKMIG; encoded by the coding sequence ATGGGAAAAACATTTGAAGCACAATTAATTGGCAATGATTTAAAAATAGCGGTAGTAGTTGGTCGATTTAATGAATTTATTACTAGTAAATTATTAAGCGGTGCAATGGATGGGCTAAAACGTCATGGTGTAGACGAGGATTTAATTGATGTTGCGTGGGTACCAGGTGCATTTGAAATTCCATTTATTGCAAAACAGCTAGCGGAAACAAAAAAATATGATGCCATTATTGGTCTTGGCACAGTTATTCGTGGCTCTACAACACATTATGATTATGTTTGTAACGAATCAGCAAAAGGCATAGCTAACGTTTCTCTTACAACTAACATACCAGTTATTTTTGGTGTTGTCACAACTGAAAATATTGAGCAGGCAATTGAACGCGCTGGGACAAAATCTGGTAATAAAGGTTATGACGCAGCAATATCAGCTATTGAAATGGCGAATTTACAGAAAATGATTGGCTAA
- a CDS encoding MDR family MFS transporter, with translation MEASKSNSNTKLVVAGLLLAIFMSAIDNTIVATAMGTIVSQLGGMDKFVWVTSAYMVTTMAGMPIFGKLSDMYGRKRFFIFGLGVFLLGSALCGFAHTIEQLSIFRAIQGIGAGALMPIAFTIVFDIFPPEKRGKMVGLLGAVFGIASVVGPLLGAYITDHFGWEWVFYINLPIGIVSLMLIIKNYKESPVLTKQKIDWWGAATLVFAVISLMFALELGGKQFDWSSAPIISLFISFAVFFIVFFFVELKAEEPILPFFLFKRRLFASSQMLAFLYGGTFIILTVYIPIYVQAVYGASATNAGLILMPMMLGSVAGSAFGGIFLTKMSYRNLMVISVISYFAGMFLLSTLTPDTARILLTLYMILVGFGMGFSFSLLPTASQHNLDARYRGTANSTNSFLRTLGMTMGITIFGTIQNNVFTSKLTEGFKNMGQGSNSAMFDVGDMREIFEPSVRENIPANILDIIVNAMSNSVTHVFLLALIPIVIAAIFVFMMGNSRVIVTAEKDNKEN, from the coding sequence ATGGAAGCATCGAAAAGTAATAGTAATACAAAATTAGTAGTGGCAGGTTTACTTCTTGCCATTTTTATGTCAGCAATTGACAATACAATTGTTGCGACTGCAATGGGAACAATCGTATCGCAACTTGGAGGCATGGACAAATTTGTTTGGGTTACTTCTGCTTATATGGTAACAACAATGGCTGGTATGCCTATTTTCGGTAAGTTATCCGATATGTATGGAAGAAAAAGATTTTTTATTTTTGGTTTAGGTGTTTTTTTACTTGGTTCGGCTCTTTGCGGTTTCGCTCATACAATTGAGCAACTTAGCATTTTCCGCGCGATTCAAGGGATTGGTGCAGGTGCGCTAATGCCAATCGCATTTACAATTGTATTTGACATCTTTCCACCAGAAAAACGAGGGAAAATGGTAGGGCTACTTGGTGCTGTATTCGGTATCGCAAGTGTTGTAGGTCCACTTTTAGGAGCTTATATTACAGATCATTTTGGTTGGGAATGGGTTTTTTATATTAACTTGCCAATCGGTATCGTTTCATTAATGCTTATTATAAAAAATTATAAAGAATCCCCGGTTCTTACTAAACAGAAAATCGATTGGTGGGGAGCGGCTACACTTGTATTCGCTGTTATAAGTCTTATGTTCGCATTGGAGCTAGGTGGTAAACAGTTCGATTGGAGTTCTGCGCCGATAATTTCATTATTTATCAGTTTCGCTGTGTTCTTTATCGTGTTCTTTTTTGTAGAGCTGAAAGCAGAAGAACCAATACTTCCTTTCTTCTTATTTAAACGTCGATTATTTGCCTCTTCGCAAATGTTAGCGTTCTTATATGGTGGTACTTTTATTATTTTAACAGTATATATACCAATTTATGTGCAAGCTGTATATGGTGCTTCCGCTACGAATGCAGGGCTAATTTTGATGCCAATGATGTTGGGGTCTGTTGCAGGAAGTGCTTTTGGCGGTATTTTCTTAACGAAAATGAGCTATCGAAACTTAATGGTTATTTCAGTAATATCTTATTTTGCAGGTATGTTTTTACTAAGCACACTTACGCCAGATACGGCTCGAATACTTCTTACGCTGTATATGATTCTCGTAGGCTTTGGCATGGGCTTCTCTTTCTCATTATTACCGACAGCTTCACAGCATAATTTAGATGCTCGTTATCGCGGTACTGCAAATTCAACAAATTCGTTTCTTCGTACGCTAGGTATGACGATGGGCATTACAATCTTTGGCACAATTCAAAACAATGTATTTACTAGTAAGCTAACAGAAGGTTTCAAAAATATGGGGCAAGGATCAAATTCTGCAATGTTTGATGTTGGCGATATGAGAGAAATTTTTGAACCTAGTGTACGCGAAAATATCCCTGCAAACATTCTTGATATTATTGTGAATGCTATGTCTAACTCTGTGACACATGTGTTTCTTCTTGCACTCATTCCTATTGTTATTGCAGCCATTTTCGTTTTCATGATGGGGAACTCTCGAGTGATTGTTACAGCTGAAAAAGACAACAAGGAAAATTAA
- the ribB gene encoding 3,4-dihydroxy-2-butanone-4-phosphate synthase — protein sequence MLHSIEEAIADLKQGKMIVVVDDEDRENEGDLLALAEFMSPETINFMATYGRGLICTPISQELAQQLALHPMVINNTDHHQTAFTVSIDYKDTKTGISAFERALTIRKMLESQAQATDFRRPGHVFPLIAKENGVLERRGHTEATIDLARLCRSIQAGVICEIMGDDGEMLRFDDLVKYAEKHKLKMISIDALAAYRRQQIQGKNSLTV from the coding sequence TTGCTACATTCAATTGAAGAAGCAATTGCAGATTTAAAACAAGGCAAAATGATTGTTGTCGTGGATGATGAAGATCGTGAAAATGAAGGGGATTTACTTGCCCTTGCAGAGTTCATGTCACCAGAAACGATAAACTTTATGGCCACATATGGAAGAGGGCTTATTTGTACGCCGATTTCACAGGAGCTTGCACAACAATTAGCGTTGCATCCAATGGTCATAAATAATACAGATCATCACCAAACGGCATTTACTGTAAGTATTGATTACAAAGATACAAAAACAGGCATTAGCGCCTTTGAACGTGCGTTGACAATTCGAAAAATGCTAGAGTCACAAGCGCAAGCAACTGATTTTCGTAGACCTGGGCATGTATTTCCCCTTATAGCAAAGGAAAATGGTGTTTTAGAACGTAGAGGGCATACGGAGGCAACTATCGATTTAGCAAGGCTTTGCCGAAGCATACAAGCTGGTGTTATTTGTGAAATCATGGGGGATGATGGTGAAATGCTTCGCTTTGATGACTTAGTCAAATATGCGGAAAAACACAAATTAAAAATGATTTCGATTGATGCATTAGCAGCCTATCGTCGTCAACAAATACAAGGAAAAAATTCACTTACAGTGTAA
- a CDS encoding Spo0B domain-containing protein, producing MKKRKIKLILVLATVLLSLFTSLNVVTSYVKMKKTVEESIANQSLEAAISIASSLDVKQYQQFLNNPVESEDYWELRSYLNDAREKLGALFVYTLEIDNPQVSKALIAGVPNSYTEGFEIGQICTVPEKQIKLAYRGLTYVTNVIEDPDHGDYLSVGAPIKNENGQIIGYLGIDIGADKVNGIKGKVLENNLLMFIYNGLFILIVIASFFFLQRWYQKEVTKEVGVTEDTYQAEIKALITSVSSLRHDFTNHIQVLHGLLQLGEQEQAKQYLSSLSKDVQAIKSLKLNINHPGLSILLQTKKLAAQNHNIEMDISVSQDAFINIKTTDLIKLLSNLIDNAIDATTELPESERKMTICCHADETKYVFEIINTGPTISEPEQIFKQGFTTKKPEFGKIRGQGLFIVKEVVKKYNGNISIQTTAELETTATVIIPLK from the coding sequence ATGAAAAAACGTAAAATTAAACTAATATTAGTATTAGCGACAGTATTATTGTCATTGTTCACAAGTTTAAATGTTGTCACTTCTTATGTGAAGATGAAAAAAACGGTGGAAGAGTCAATCGCTAACCAAAGTCTGGAAGCGGCTATATCCATTGCATCATCACTTGATGTCAAACAGTATCAGCAATTTTTAAATAATCCTGTGGAAAGTGAAGATTATTGGGAATTAAGAAGCTATTTAAATGATGCAAGAGAAAAACTGGGTGCCTTATTTGTGTATACATTAGAAATTGATAATCCTCAAGTATCAAAAGCGTTGATTGCTGGTGTACCTAATAGCTACACAGAAGGGTTTGAAATAGGACAAATTTGTACTGTGCCTGAGAAGCAAATCAAACTAGCTTATCGAGGGTTAACTTATGTTACGAATGTAATTGAGGATCCAGACCATGGCGATTATCTTTCTGTAGGAGCACCTATTAAGAATGAAAATGGACAAATTATTGGCTACCTTGGTATTGATATTGGTGCCGACAAAGTTAATGGCATTAAAGGAAAAGTTCTAGAAAATAATTTACTCATGTTTATTTATAATGGACTATTTATTTTAATCGTTATTGCTTCTTTCTTCTTTTTACAGAGATGGTATCAAAAAGAAGTGACGAAAGAAGTGGGGGTAACTGAAGATACATATCAAGCTGAAATTAAAGCGTTAATTACTTCTGTATCTTCATTAAGACATGATTTCACCAATCATATACAAGTATTGCATGGGCTACTGCAACTAGGGGAGCAAGAACAAGCAAAACAATATTTATCTTCATTATCTAAAGATGTGCAGGCAATTAAATCACTAAAATTAAATATAAATCACCCTGGGCTTTCAATCTTGTTGCAAACGAAAAAACTTGCAGCCCAAAACCATAATATTGAGATGGATATATCTGTTTCACAGGATGCTTTTATTAATATTAAAACAACAGATTTAATTAAGTTATTATCAAATTTAATTGATAACGCTATTGATGCCACAACTGAATTGCCGGAGAGCGAACGTAAAATGACAATTTGTTGTCATGCGGATGAAACGAAGTACGTCTTTGAAATTATTAATACAGGACCGACAATATCTGAGCCGGAACAAATATTTAAACAAGGGTTTACAACAAAAAAACCTGAATTCGGTAAAATAAGAGGGCAAGGATTATTTATCGTAAAAGAGGTTGTCAAAAAATATAATGGAAATATCTCTATTCAAACGACAGCCGAATTAGAAACGACAGCGACTGTAATCATTCCTCTAAAGTGA
- a CDS encoding C45 family peptidase gives MEKYEDLVVSVVSIMGDAYDMGFQQSKEIQSSAHLIQDELFLALSATCNAQKAQEALQNISPNLLQEIKGLASGLEQSYESLIKMYSGYNMTFPDMGCTSFVHNGHYVRNYDFSPTLYDARLVFSNPSEGYASVGFSQQIIGRLDGMNEKGLVVGLHFVNNEWEGDGFLASTIVRILLDKCKNIEEAILLLKKIPHRYCYNYSMIDRSGKVVVVEATPMEQIVFEQHSFMCTNHFESQELKEKNKASIDNSIQRKRYINHFVANACTTAMSAFQYFNDGDSPLFFKQYKEYFGTFHTVLYSPNQLEVIVGIGENSEPLTFSLHQFLRGDLILPTTIKGKILQAI, from the coding sequence ATGGAAAAATACGAAGATTTAGTAGTAAGCGTAGTTTCGATAATGGGAGATGCTTATGACATGGGTTTTCAACAAAGTAAGGAAATACAATCATCTGCTCATTTAATACAAGATGAACTGTTTCTTGCCTTATCAGCTACTTGTAATGCTCAAAAGGCTCAAGAGGCATTACAGAATATTTCACCGAATCTTTTACAAGAGATAAAAGGGTTAGCTTCTGGTTTAGAACAGTCATATGAATCCCTTATAAAAATGTATAGTGGTTATAATATGACATTTCCAGATATGGGATGTACGTCGTTTGTGCATAATGGGCATTATGTGAGAAATTACGATTTTAGCCCTACTTTATATGATGCAAGGCTTGTTTTTTCTAATCCGTCAGAAGGGTATGCAAGTGTTGGATTTAGCCAGCAAATCATTGGTAGGCTAGATGGAATGAATGAAAAAGGATTAGTTGTAGGACTTCATTTCGTTAATAATGAATGGGAAGGAGATGGCTTTCTTGCGTCAACAATTGTTCGAATATTACTGGATAAATGTAAAAATATTGAAGAAGCCATTTTGCTATTAAAAAAAATCCCACATCGTTATTGCTACAACTACTCGATGATTGATCGAAGTGGGAAAGTGGTCGTGGTAGAGGCTACACCAATGGAGCAAATTGTTTTTGAACAACACTCATTTATGTGTACTAATCATTTTGAATCACAAGAATTGAAAGAGAAAAATAAAGCATCTATTGATAATTCAATACAACGCAAGCGCTATATAAATCATTTTGTTGCAAACGCATGTACGACTGCTATGTCTGCTTTTCAATATTTTAATGATGGAGATTCACCACTATTTTTTAAGCAATATAAAGAATACTTTGGTACATTTCACACAGTGCTATACTCACCAAATCAATTAGAAGTCATTGTGGGAATAGGGGAGAATAGTGAGCCACTTACGTTTTCCCTGCATCAATTTTTAAGGGGTGACCTTATTCTTCCGACAACCATAAAAGGAAAAATACTTCAGGCTATCTAA
- the ribE gene encoding riboflavin synthase, which produces MFTGIIEDVGTVKTLQNDRQSMKITVISPKIVSDVQLGDSIAVNGVCLTVTQYNEQELTMDVMPETVKATNLQQLTVGNAVNLERAMPANGRFGGHFVSGHVDGVGKILRKRPMANAVYIDIELSEELTCYCIPKGSITIDGTSLTLFHVAKNSVTVSLIPHTYKETVLGTKNVGSPVNIETDLVGKYIMHQLQRGQQSPTITKDYLAKHGF; this is translated from the coding sequence GTGTTTACAGGTATTATTGAGGATGTTGGTACAGTAAAAACCTTGCAAAACGATAGACAAAGTATGAAAATAACTGTTATTTCGCCAAAGATAGTATCGGACGTGCAGCTAGGAGATAGTATAGCTGTCAATGGCGTGTGTTTGACAGTAACACAATATAATGAGCAGGAACTGACAATGGACGTAATGCCTGAAACAGTGAAAGCGACAAATTTGCAGCAACTCACGGTTGGTAATGCAGTAAATTTAGAGCGTGCAATGCCTGCGAATGGACGTTTTGGTGGTCATTTTGTTTCAGGGCATGTTGATGGAGTGGGAAAAATATTACGCAAACGTCCAATGGCCAATGCAGTATACATCGATATAGAACTTTCAGAGGAGTTAACTTGCTATTGTATTCCTAAAGGTTCAATCACAATTGATGGAACGAGTTTAACGCTCTTCCATGTGGCAAAAAACAGCGTCACCGTATCGCTTATTCCACACACATATAAGGAAACCGTATTAGGGACAAAAAATGTTGGATCACCAGTCAATATTGAGACCGATTTAGTTGGTAAATACATTATGCACCAGCTACAGCGTGGTCAGCAATCACCGACCATTACAAAAGATTACTTAGCGAAGCATGGGTTTTAA
- a CDS encoding MarR family winged helix-turn-helix transcriptional regulator, whose amino-acid sequence MTDPREHFTSLMRGLGTRTILHQQNVAASLGLYNNDFISLDILRETGPITAGELSKKTGLATGSITALVDRLEKIGYVRRENDPNDRRRVIIVPEYESKEEIRHTYESLHQAMLQLASSYKQEELALISQFLQNASTVLEEQIQLLSSSTQSKSSTKTIR is encoded by the coding sequence ATGACTGATCCACGTGAACATTTCACTTCACTTATGCGCGGGCTAGGAACTCGCACAATATTACACCAGCAAAATGTGGCCGCATCTCTTGGGCTATACAATAATGATTTTATTTCTTTGGATATTTTGCGTGAAACTGGTCCAATTACTGCCGGAGAGCTTTCAAAAAAAACGGGCCTTGCTACAGGTAGTATTACAGCATTAGTTGATCGCCTTGAAAAAATCGGTTATGTGCGTAGAGAAAATGACCCTAATGATCGTCGCAGGGTCATTATAGTCCCAGAATATGAATCGAAAGAAGAAATCCGTCATACGTATGAGTCGCTTCACCAAGCCATGCTTCAACTAGCTTCATCCTACAAGCAAGAAGAGCTTGCTCTCATTTCACAGTTTTTACAAAACGCAAGTACAGTACTAGAAGAGCAAATACAACTTCTCAGTTCTTCTACACAAAGCAAATCTTCAACAAAAACGATACGTTAA